Proteins co-encoded in one Hominilimicola fabiformis genomic window:
- a CDS encoding TlyA family RNA methyltransferase: MGKIRLDALLVKNGQVQSRERAKALIMAGQVYVKNQKCDKAGQMVDEDTTVAEIRGETLKYVSRGGLKLEKAMQEFPITLEGKTTMDIGASTGGFTDCMLQNGAVKVFAVDVGYGQFAWKLRQDERVVNMERTNIRYVTPEDIGEEIDFASVDVSFISLKLVLPVAKTLLADNGEIVALIKPQFEAGREQVGKKGVVKDIKVHYEVIKKILDFARSIDLHVAGLSFSPIKGPEGNIEYLAYLKKAECEDNITDEKIQEIVDKSHNLL, from the coding sequence ATGGGAAAAATAAGACTTGACGCACTTCTTGTCAAAAACGGACAGGTACAAAGCCGTGAAAGAGCGAAGGCTCTAATTATGGCAGGACAAGTGTATGTAAAAAACCAAAAATGCGACAAAGCCGGACAGATGGTTGACGAAGATACAACCGTTGCGGAAATTCGCGGCGAAACTTTAAAATATGTAAGCCGCGGCGGATTAAAACTCGAAAAAGCTATGCAGGAATTTCCGATTACCCTTGAGGGTAAAACCACAATGGACATAGGTGCGTCAACAGGCGGGTTCACCGATTGTATGCTCCAAAACGGTGCTGTCAAGGTATTCGCCGTTGACGTTGGCTACGGTCAGTTCGCGTGGAAATTACGTCAGGACGAAAGAGTCGTAAATATGGAGCGTACTAATATCCGCTATGTGACACCTGAGGACATTGGCGAAGAAATTGATTTTGCGTCTGTTGACGTGTCATTTATTTCGCTTAAACTTGTACTGCCCGTTGCAAAAACACTTCTTGCCGATAACGGCGAAATTGTCGCACTTATAAAGCCACAATTCGAGGCAGGACGTGAACAGGTCGGTAAAAAAGGTGTTGTAAAGGACATAAAGGTACACTATGAAGTTATAAAGAAAATTCTTGACTTCGCACGAAGTATTGATTTGCACGTTGCAGGTCTTTCATTCTCACCTATCAAAGGTCCGGAGGGCAACATTGAATATCTTGCATATTTGAAAAAAGCCGAATGTGAGGATAACATCACAGATGAAAAAATACAAGAAATAGTAGACAAATCACACAATCTGCTTTAA
- the pfkA gene encoding 6-phosphofructokinase, with the protein MENKNVRTIGVLTSGGDAPGMNAAIRSVVRVGSYYGLKVFGVRRGYNGLINGELEEMNARSVSEILQRGGTILQTARCLEFKEEAGVKKAVEIAKVFGLDGLVVVGGDGSFRGARDLCAAGLPTIALPGTIDNDISCSEYTVGYDTCLNTVKDAVDKIRDTAQSHERCSIIEVMGRAAGYIAIQAGIACGAEVILVPERKWSFDEDVLRPILESKSRGRKHSIIIVAEGIGGVIEMAKEIEEKTGIESRATILGHVQRGGSPTVRDRVVASEMGCKAVELLLEGKQNRIVCMQQHEIVDVDIEEGLAMKKELPQNLVDLAKKLTV; encoded by the coding sequence ATGGAGAACAAAAATGTAAGAACAATAGGTGTTTTAACCAGTGGTGGTGACGCACCGGGAATGAATGCGGCAATTCGTTCGGTTGTCAGAGTAGGTTCATATTACGGACTTAAAGTCTTTGGTGTAAGACGTGGATATAACGGTCTTATAAACGGTGAATTGGAAGAAATGAATGCAAGATCTGTTTCTGAAATTCTTCAAAGAGGCGGAACTATTCTTCAAACAGCGCGTTGTCTTGAATTTAAGGAAGAGGCAGGCGTAAAGAAAGCTGTTGAGATTGCAAAGGTATTCGGTCTTGACGGTCTTGTTGTCGTCGGCGGTGACGGTTCATTCAGAGGCGCGAGAGATTTATGTGCGGCAGGTCTTCCGACTATCGCACTTCCTGGTACAATCGACAATGACATCAGTTGCAGTGAGTATACAGTTGGTTACGATACTTGTCTTAACACTGTTAAAGACGCAGTCGATAAAATCAGAGATACGGCACAGAGCCACGAAAGATGTTCAATCATCGAAGTAATGGGCAGAGCGGCAGGTTATATTGCTATTCAGGCAGGTATCGCTTGCGGTGCTGAGGTTATTCTTGTTCCTGAAAGAAAGTGGAGTTTTGACGAAGACGTACTTCGTCCTATTCTTGAGAGTAAATCAAGAGGAAGAAAGCACTCTATTATTATCGTTGCCGAAGGTATCGGCGGTGTTATTGAAATGGCTAAAGAAATCGAAGAAAAGACAGGCATTGAATCAAGAGCTACTATTCTTGGTCATGTTCAAAGAGGCGGCAGTCCGACAGTTCGTGACAGAGTTGTGGCAAGTGAAATGGGTTGTAAGGCGGTTGAGCTTTTACTTGAAGGTAAGCAGAACAGAATCGTATGTATGCAACAACATGAAATTGTTGATGTTGATATTGAAGAAGGTCTTGCAATGAAGAAAGAATTGCCTCAGAATTTAGTTGATTTAGCAAAGAAGTTAACAGTATAA
- a CDS encoding DNA polymerase III subunit alpha, producing the protein MQFCHLHTHTEYSLLDGEASIKKLVARVKELGMDSCAITDHGSMYGVVDFYREAKSQGIHPVIGCEVYMAPRSRFDKVHDIDNKTSHLILLAENQRGYKNLIKLVSAGYIDGFYYKPRIDFEMLKEHSEGIIALSACIAGEVPKALLRGDYDEAKKIALKYAEVLGKDNYFLEIQDHGLSEQKRIIPDMLRLSEETGIGLVATNDIHYLKKEDAKYQDVLMCIQMEKKVDDPDRMKFETEEFYIKSPEEMTSLFEYVPQAIENTEKIAKRCNVDFDFGTRHLPAYAVPDGKDAFEYLRELCQSGLEKRYSPVSDELQKRLDYELGVIKSMGFVDYFLIVWDFIHFAKNNGVMVGPGRGSAAGSIVAYSLGITTVDPIKYGLIFERFLNPERVSMPDIDIDFAPNGRQKIIDYVVEKYGEGQVAQIITFGTMKAKLAIRDVGRALDIPYAEVDKVAKLVPFDLKMTISKALDISTELHALYENDPQIKELLDTSMALEGLPRHASTHAAGVVITSEPIVNYVPLQLNSENFITTQFTKDTVENLGLLKMDFLGLRNLTVIENAVKIIKRTRGIDLNMDEIDYDCKEVYELISSGNTDGVFQLESAGMQSFMQELKPDTLEDVIAGIALYRPGPMEQIPRYIKSKKNPKTIKYKHPLLKNILDVTYGCMVYQEQVLEIVRTLAGYSLGKADSMRRVISKKKADQMVIERKNFIYGSDDGDIPGCIKNGIDEQTAISIFDEINDFANYAFNKSHAAAYAFVTYQTAYLKTFYPVEYMASLISSIDDLDKINHYIANCKEMGIDRLPPDVNKSEDTFTVENNSIRFGLSAVKNVGRAMILNLVNERKNNGEFKTFSDFIDRMAGRDMNKRALEGLISCGAFDSMGVKRSQLLAVYEKALDGTAKAARDNVAGQMSLFDTIEEQSEMQFPNIDELDKKTMLKMEKQSTGLYFSGHPMEEYTDKIKKLTKYNISDVLTSVHKDEDGNYHAVEGGLQDGDMMIICAAIASRKNKTTRSNAQMAFLNVEDVYGSVECIVFPKVLNEFSPLLQEDNLVAIACRLSIREDEAPKILMQSVQLLDEALMAKKEPKRLYIQLETRNDENLKNVEKYLSPYQGDMEVRLFFKDTRKMSSVPRRLWFNGTENAIYDLKNIFGEDNVKIK; encoded by the coding sequence ATGCAGTTTTGCCATCTTCATACACATACTGAATACAGTCTTTTGGACGGTGAGGCAAGTATAAAAAAACTTGTTGCAAGAGTTAAAGAACTTGGCATGGATTCGTGTGCCATTACCGACCACGGCTCAATGTACGGCGTGGTTGACTTTTATCGTGAAGCAAAATCACAGGGAATACACCCAGTTATAGGCTGTGAGGTGTATATGGCACCGAGAAGCCGTTTTGATAAGGTACATGATATTGATAATAAAACAAGTCACCTTATTTTGCTTGCTGAAAATCAAAGGGGTTATAAAAATCTTATAAAACTTGTTTCGGCGGGATATATTGACGGATTTTATTATAAGCCGAGAATTGATTTTGAAATGCTTAAAGAGCATAGCGAGGGTATTATCGCACTGTCGGCTTGTATTGCGGGTGAAGTGCCGAAAGCATTGCTTAGAGGCGACTATGACGAAGCAAAAAAAATCGCTTTAAAATATGCGGAGGTTTTGGGTAAGGATAATTATTTCCTTGAAATTCAAGACCACGGACTCAGCGAACAAAAGAGAATAATTCCGGATATGTTGAGATTGTCGGAGGAAACGGGTATCGGACTTGTTGCGACAAACGATATACACTATTTGAAAAAAGAGGACGCAAAGTATCAAGACGTTTTGATGTGTATTCAAATGGAAAAAAAGGTTGACGATCCTGACAGGATGAAGTTTGAAACGGAAGAATTTTATATCAAGTCACCAGAAGAAATGACGTCGCTTTTTGAATATGTGCCGCAAGCGATTGAGAATACGGAAAAAATCGCAAAGAGATGTAATGTTGATTTTGATTTCGGTACAAGGCACTTGCCTGCTTATGCAGTACCGGACGGTAAGGACGCGTTTGAATATTTACGTGAACTTTGTCAAAGCGGTCTTGAAAAACGATATTCACCTGTATCGGACGAATTACAGAAACGTCTTGATTACGAACTCGGTGTAATAAAAAGTATGGGGTTTGTGGACTACTTTCTTATTGTATGGGACTTCATACATTTTGCAAAAAATAACGGTGTTATGGTCGGCCCGGGACGTGGAAGTGCGGCAGGCAGTATCGTTGCGTACAGTCTTGGCATAACAACGGTTGACCCGATAAAATACGGACTTATTTTTGAACGTTTCTTAAATCCCGAACGTGTAAGTATGCCCGATATTGATATAGACTTTGCACCAAACGGCAGACAAAAGATTATAGATTACGTTGTTGAAAAATACGGTGAAGGGCAGGTTGCACAGATAATTACATTCGGTACAATGAAAGCAAAACTTGCGATTCGTGATGTCGGACGTGCTCTTGATATACCGTATGCGGAGGTTGACAAAGTTGCGAAACTTGTGCCGTTTGATTTGAAAATGACGATAAGCAAAGCACTTGACATAAGTACGGAACTTCACGCACTTTATGAAAATGACCCACAAATAAAGGAATTGCTTGATACGTCAATGGCACTTGAGGGACTTCCGCGCCACGCGTCAACGCACGCGGCAGGTGTGGTTATAACAAGTGAGCCGATAGTCAATTATGTGCCGTTGCAGTTAAACAGTGAAAATTTTATAACGACGCAGTTTACGAAAGATACGGTTGAAAATCTCGGTCTTTTGAAAATGGACTTTTTGGGACTTAGAAACCTTACCGTAATTGAAAACGCAGTGAAAATTATCAAGCGTACAAGGGGTATTGACCTCAATATGGACGAGATTGATTATGACTGTAAGGAAGTATATGAACTTATTTCAAGCGGTAATACAGACGGCGTATTTCAGCTTGAAAGTGCCGGAATGCAGTCGTTTATGCAGGAATTAAAGCCTGATACGCTTGAAGATGTTATAGCGGGTATTGCACTTTATCGACCGGGCCCGATGGAACAAATTCCGCGATATATAAAAAGTAAGAAAAATCCAAAAACAATTAAATATAAGCACCCGCTTTTGAAAAATATTCTTGACGTTACATACGGCTGTATGGTGTATCAGGAACAGGTGCTTGAAATTGTGCGTACACTTGCGGGATATTCGCTCGGTAAGGCTGACTCTATGAGAAGAGTTATAAGTAAGAAAAAAGCCGACCAAATGGTTATTGAACGTAAAAACTTTATTTACGGCAGTGACGACGGAGATATACCGGGTTGTATCAAAAACGGAATTGACGAACAGACGGCAATTTCGATATTTGACGAAATAAACGATTTCGCAAATTATGCTTTCAACAAATCACACGCGGCGGCATATGCATTTGTAACGTATCAGACCGCATATTTAAAGACGTTTTATCCCGTTGAATATATGGCGTCACTTATATCGAGTATTGATGACCTTGACAAGATAAACCATTATATCGCAAACTGCAAGGAAATGGGGATCGACCGTTTGCCGCCTGACGTAAATAAAAGTGAGGATACGTTTACTGTTGAAAATAACAGTATTCGTTTTGGATTGTCGGCGGTTAAAAATGTCGGTCGTGCGATGATTTTAAATCTTGTCAATGAGCGTAAGAATAACGGCGAATTTAAAACCTTTTCTGATTTTATCGATCGTATGGCAGGTCGGGATATGAATAAACGTGCGCTTGAGGGATTGATTTCGTGCGGTGCGTTTGATTCCATGGGCGTTAAACGTTCACAGCTTTTGGCTGTTTACGAAAAAGCACTTGACGGTACGGCAAAAGCCGCAAGGGATAATGTTGCGGGTCAAATGTCGCTTTTTGATACAATCGAAGAACAAAGTGAAATGCAATTTCCGAATATTGACGAACTTGACAAAAAGACGATGTTAAAGATGGAAAAACAGTCTACCGGACTATATTTTTCCGGACATCCGATGGAGGAATATACGGATAAAATAAAAAAACTTACAAAATATAATATAAGCGATGTTTTAACCAGTGTGCATAAAGACGAGGACGGCAACTATCATGCGGTTGAGGGCGGACTTCAGGACGGCGATATGATGATTATATGCGCCGCCATAGCGTCAAGAAAAAATAAAACGACACGTTCAAATGCACAGATGGCTTTTCTTAATGTGGAGGACGTATACGGCTCTGTCGAATGTATAGTATTTCCTAAAGTTCTGAATGAATTTTCACCGCTTTTGCAGGAAGACAATCTTGTTGCGATAGCTTGCAGATTGTCGATAAGGGAAGACGAGGCACCTAAAATATTAATGCAGTCCGTTCAGCTTTTGGACGAGGCACTTATGGCAAAAAAAGAGCCGAAAAGACTGTACATTCAGCTTGAAACGAGAAATGACGAAAATTTGAAAAACGTAGAAAAGTATCTGTCACCGTATCAAGGTGATATGGAAGTAAGACTTTTCTTTAAAGATACAAGAAAAATGTCGTCTGTACCGAGAAGATTATGGTTTAACGGTACAGAAAATGCAATTTATGACTTAAAAAATATCTTCGGAGAGGATAATGTTAAAATAAAGTAG
- a CDS encoding acyl-CoA thioesterase yields MAFVSETHLTVRYAETDMMGIVHHSRYYPWFEVARTDFIKKIGMSYTEMEKMGIMLPLTETAAKYYYGLKYEDEVLVTCKMTKLTVARCEFTYEVYKLPEKKLMTVGKTGHGFVNCEFVPINLKKLYPEIWNKMHDLLED; encoded by the coding sequence ATGGCATTTGTAAGTGAAACGCATTTGACAGTAAGATACGCAGAAACCGATATGATGGGAATTGTCCATCATTCGAGATATTATCCTTGGTTTGAAGTTGCGAGAACGGATTTCATCAAAAAAATCGGTATGAGCTATACCGAAATGGAGAAAATGGGGATAATGTTACCGCTTACCGAAACGGCTGCAAAGTATTATTACGGTTTAAAATATGAGGACGAAGTGCTTGTAACTTGTAAAATGACAAAGCTTACCGTTGCAAGATGTGAATTCACTTACGAAGTCTATAAACTTCCGGAAAAGAAGCTTATGACTGTCGGAAAGACCGGTCACGGATTTGTAAACTGTGAATTTGTACCGATAAATCTTAAAAAGCTATATCCTGAAATATGGAACAAAATGCACGACCTTTTGGAGGATTAA
- the mtrB gene encoding trp RNA-binding attenuation protein MtrB, with product MDEYIVVKALENGVNIIGLTSGKDTKFHHTEKLDKGEVFLAQFTDVTTAIKINGAAEIYTKHGKLMSDAR from the coding sequence ATGGATGAGTATATTGTAGTAAAAGCACTTGAAAACGGTGTGAATATTATAGGGCTTACAAGCGGCAAGGATACAAAGTTTCATCATACGGAGAAACTTGATAAGGGAGAGGTATTTCTTGCTCAATTCACAGATGTTACAACAGCAATAAAGATTAACGGTGCTGCTGAGATATACACGAAACATGGTAAGCTAATGTCAGATGCGAGATAA
- a CDS encoding NAD(P)-dependent oxidoreductase — MKIVILDAKTLGDDIEFSVFNKLGDVSVYQTTSSLQLKDRIKDADIIIVNKIKLNKDNLTDAKKLKLICVTATGYDNIDINYCWHKGIGVCNVKGYSTDSVAQITVSMALSLASHLNEFNNYVKSGKYMISGVQNHLKPYFNELKGKTWGVIGLGNIGQRTADIAYALGMKIVSNSRRYHEGYEWLELDELCKVADIISVHVPLTSQTKGMIDEKRISLMKDGVIFINVSRGAVADENALVTAVENGKIGGLGVDVYSVEPITNDSPYNRILDRSNVILTPHMAWGAYEARVRCMNEIVKNIETFMMGGKRNRVDIDI, encoded by the coding sequence ATGAAAATAGTAATCCTTGACGCAAAGACGCTTGGTGACGATATTGAATTTTCTGTGTTTAATAAGTTGGGTGATGTGAGCGTTTATCAAACAACGTCATCTCTGCAGCTTAAAGACAGAATAAAGGACGCCGATATTATAATCGTAAACAAAATCAAACTTAACAAAGATAATTTGACCGACGCAAAAAAATTGAAATTGATATGCGTTACGGCAACAGGTTACGATAATATTGATATAAATTATTGTTGGCATAAGGGAATAGGTGTGTGCAACGTAAAAGGCTATTCAACCGATTCCGTTGCACAGATTACCGTTTCTATGGCATTGTCATTGGCAAGTCATTTGAATGAATTTAATAACTATGTCAAAAGCGGAAAGTATATGATAAGCGGTGTGCAAAACCACTTGAAACCGTATTTTAATGAGCTTAAAGGTAAGACTTGGGGCGTAATCGGACTTGGCAATATAGGTCAGAGAACGGCTGATATTGCTTATGCACTCGGTATGAAAATTGTGTCAAATTCACGCAGATACCATGAGGGTTATGAGTGGCTTGAACTTGATGAATTGTGTAAAGTTGCGGATATTATATCCGTTCATGTACCGCTTACAAGTCAAACTAAAGGTATGATAGACGAAAAACGCATTTCATTAATGAAAGACGGTGTTATATTTATTAATGTTTCACGCGGTGCTGTGGCAGATGAAAACGCACTTGTTACGGCGGTTGAAAACGGCAAAATAGGCGGACTGGGTGTTGATGTGTATTCGGTTGAGCCGATTACGAATGACAGTCCGTACAATCGGATTTTAGACCGCAGTAATGTTATATTAACTCCGCATATGGCATGGGGTGCGTATGAAGCGAGAGTCAGATGTATGAATGAGATTGTTAAGAATATAGAAACGTTTATGATGGGCGGTAAACGCAACAGAGTAGACATTGATATATGA
- the whiA gene encoding DNA-binding protein WhiA: MSFSSQIKEKLCKSEYGCMNCAAYELSGALMFGGNIGSDSIKFATENENIAKRITADINTAYGIQVETQVISKVQRIIIDNIYQVENITGGISQSDDIPFSCCRASFVRGAFLGGGSVTDPQKGYHMEFNTKSDEQALRLQKLLKNEGFNSKITYRKGYNVVYIKGSEEIADILGYMGAAQGAFELFSVQIEKEMRNEVNRRVNCENANTNKAAKASSKHLFAIKKIKDAKQWDKLPDVLKEIAILREEYPEDSLKELGEKTNPPIGKSGVNHRLSRLVELAETI, translated from the coding sequence ATGTCTTTTTCATCACAGATAAAAGAAAAGCTGTGTAAGAGTGAATACGGTTGTATGAACTGTGCTGCATATGAATTGTCTGGAGCATTGATGTTCGGAGGGAATATAGGCAGTGACAGCATTAAGTTTGCAACAGAAAACGAAAATATTGCAAAGAGAATAACAGCGGATATAAATACGGCTTACGGGATACAGGTGGAAACACAGGTTATTTCAAAAGTACAGCGTATTATTATAGATAATATATATCAGGTTGAAAATATCACAGGCGGTATATCGCAATCGGACGATATACCGTTTTCGTGTTGCAGAGCATCATTTGTGCGAGGTGCGTTTTTGGGCGGCGGCTCTGTTACAGACCCTCAAAAAGGGTATCATATGGAATTTAATACGAAAAGCGATGAGCAGGCACTTCGTTTGCAGAAATTGCTTAAAAATGAGGGCTTTAATTCAAAAATAACATACCGTAAAGGGTATAATGTTGTTTATATCAAGGGTAGCGAAGAAATAGCGGATATACTCGGATATATGGGCGCGGCACAAGGAGCGTTTGAACTGTTTTCGGTACAGATTGAAAAAGAAATGCGTAACGAAGTCAACAGACGTGTAAATTGTGAAAATGCCAACACGAACAAAGCCGCGAAGGCGTCATCAAAGCATTTGTTTGCGATAAAAAAAATCAAGGACGCAAAACAATGGGATAAACTGCCCGATGTATTAAAGGAAATAGCGATTTTACGCGAAGAATATCCCGAGGACAGTTTGAAAGAATTGGGTGAAAAAACAAATCCGCCGATTGGCAAATCGGGTGTAAATCACAGACTGAGCAGATTGGTTGAGTTAGCGGAAACGATATAA
- the pyk gene encoding pyruvate kinase: MRRTKIICTMGPATDNEDVLRDLMLNGMDVARLNFSHGSHEEALERINRIKKVRDELNIPVAILLDTKGPEVRIKDFKEGKVELKEGQKFTLCTDDVVGDENQVSITYANLPNDVKVGSKILIDDGLIEMEVISVKNSKILCKVKNGGVVSNKKGVNVPNVALSMPYMSQKDIDDILFGIEQDVDFIAASFVRTADDIREIKTLLRDNGGRDIRIIAKIENAEGVDNIDDIIRETHGIMVARGDMGVEIDMHDLPVLQKSLIKKTYRAGKVVITATQMLDSMIRNPRPTRAEATDVANAIYDGTSAIMLSGETAIGKYPVETVKTMATIAERTENDIDYVKRLDRMNFDSRMDVTNAISHATCTTAHDLHAAAIIALTYSGGTAMQLSKFRPTCPIIAPTLSVKARRQLNLSWGVIPIMSETRKNTDELFDHAVECAQKTGLIKDGDLVVITGGAPMGVAGTTNIMKVHLVGHILVSGRGLDSINATANVCVATSYEELKKSFCDGDIVVTNNVTKNMIPILKKSAGIISEEVGEANNASVLAVALDIPVIVAAAGATKVLKSGTTITMDAKRGLVYSGMEEIN; encoded by the coding sequence ATGAGAAGAACAAAAATTATTTGTACAATGGGTCCGGCGACCGACAACGAAGATGTGCTTAGGGATTTGATGCTTAACGGTATGGACGTTGCGCGTCTTAATTTTTCACACGGAAGTCATGAAGAAGCATTAGAAAGAATCAACAGAATTAAAAAGGTCAGAGATGAACTTAATATTCCTGTTGCAATTTTGCTTGACACAAAAGGCCCCGAAGTTCGTATAAAGGACTTTAAGGAAGGCAAGGTTGAACTTAAAGAAGGTCAAAAGTTCACTTTGTGCACAGATGACGTTGTGGGTGACGAAAATCAAGTTTCTATCACTTATGCAAATCTTCCGAATGACGTTAAGGTGGGAAGTAAAATTCTTATTGACGACGGTCTTATTGAGATGGAAGTTATCAGCGTAAAGAATAGCAAAATTCTTTGTAAGGTTAAAAACGGCGGAGTTGTTTCAAATAAAAAAGGTGTTAACGTCCCAAATGTCGCACTTTCAATGCCTTATATGAGCCAAAAAGATATTGACGATATTCTTTTCGGTATCGAGCAGGACGTTGATTTTATTGCGGCGTCATTCGTAAGAACTGCCGATGATATAAGAGAAATTAAAACTCTTTTGAGAGATAATGGAGGCAGAGATATAAGAATAATCGCAAAGATTGAAAATGCCGAGGGCGTTGATAATATTGATGATATTATTCGCGAAACTCACGGTATAATGGTTGCGAGAGGTGATATGGGCGTTGAAATTGATATGCATGACTTGCCTGTGCTTCAAAAGAGCCTTATCAAGAAAACATACAGAGCAGGTAAGGTTGTTATTACGGCAACACAAATGCTTGATTCAATGATAAGAAACCCAAGACCGACAAGAGCGGAGGCAACTGACGTTGCAAATGCAATTTATGACGGTACAAGTGCGATTATGCTTTCGGGTGAAACGGCTATCGGAAAATATCCGGTTGAAACGGTCAAGACAATGGCAACAATCGCAGAAAGAACGGAAAATGATATTGACTATGTAAAACGTCTTGACAGAATGAATTTCGATTCGCGTATGGACGTTACAAACGCTATCAGCCATGCTACTTGTACAACGGCACATGATTTGCATGCGGCGGCTATAATTGCGTTGACATATTCGGGCGGTACTGCAATGCAGCTTTCAAAGTTCAGACCTACTTGTCCGATTATTGCACCGACATTGAGTGTAAAAGCAAGACGTCAGCTTAATCTTTCGTGGGGCGTTATCCCGATTATGAGTGAAACAAGAAAGAATACCGACGAACTTTTTGATCATGCGGTTGAATGTGCTCAAAAGACAGGTCTTATCAAAGACGGCGACCTTGTTGTTATAACAGGCGGTGCACCTATGGGCGTTGCGGGTACGACTAATATTATGAAAGTTCACCTTGTCGGTCATATACTTGTAAGCGGCCGCGGACTTGATTCGATTAATGCAACGGCTAATGTATGTGTTGCTACAAGCTACGAAGAACTTAAAAAGAGTTTCTGTGACGGCGATATTGTTGTAACAAACAACGTCACAAAGAATATGATACCTATTTTGAAAAAATCAGCAGGTATTATTTCTGAAGAAGTGGGCGAGGCGAATAATGCAAGCGTGCTTGCGGTTGCACTTGATATTCCTGTAATTGTTGCGGCGGCAGGTGCCACAAAAGTACTAAAGAGCGGCACGACCATTACTATGGACGCAAAACGCGGACTTGTTTATTCGGGAATGGAAGAGATAAATTGA
- the ispE gene encoding 4-(cytidine 5'-diphospho)-2-C-methyl-D-erythritol kinase yields the protein MLAENTVLTGRRAITRSYAKINLTLDVLSKRENGYHDIKMIMQTVSLFDLILVDKTHRGISISTNLPYLPCNEKNIAYKAADAFFKATGIRGGAKIVIHKNIPVAAGLAGGSGNCAAVLTAINMLHGNPLSNDELMHIGASLGADVPYCFDGSTQLAEGIGEILKPLSPMPNAYILLVKPPINVSTALIYEQIDNTPIEIRPDTDGMIDSLNNNDLYGVADRLCNVMENVTAKMYPIVGGIKTKMIMNGAVNAVMSGSGPTVFGIFDDFEKAKKSADSFAYQFKDVFLTQVLN from the coding sequence ATGCTTGCCGAAAATACAGTTTTAACAGGCAGACGTGCGATAACACGTTCATATGCAAAAATAAATCTTACACTTGACGTACTTTCAAAACGCGAAAACGGTTATCACGACATTAAAATGATTATGCAGACAGTATCGCTGTTTGACCTTATTTTAGTCGATAAAACGCACAGGGGTATTTCTATTTCAACAAATTTGCCGTATTTGCCTTGCAATGAAAAAAACATCGCCTATAAAGCGGCAGACGCATTTTTTAAAGCGACAGGTATTCGCGGCGGTGCAAAAATCGTAATTCACAAAAATATACCCGTAGCCGCAGGGCTTGCCGGCGGCAGCGGTAATTGTGCGGCGGTTCTTACCGCAATAAATATGCTCCACGGCAATCCTCTTTCTAATGATGAGCTTATGCATATCGGTGCGTCACTCGGTGCAGATGTGCCGTACTGTTTTGACGGCAGTACACAGCTTGCGGAAGGTATCGGTGAAATTTTAAAACCGCTCTCCCCTATGCCAAATGCGTACATCTTACTTGTAAAACCGCCTATCAACGTATCTACGGCACTTATTTACGAACAAATCGACAACACACCTATCGAAATTCGTCCCGACACAGACGGAATGATTGACTCTTTAAATAATAACGACCTTTACGGCGTTGCAGACAGGCTTTGCAACGTTATGGAAAACGTGACCGCTAAAATGTATCCGATTGTCGGCGGTATCAAAACCAAAATGATTATGAACGGCGCCGTTAATGCCGTTATGAGCGGTTCGGGTCCGACTGTTTTCGGTATTTTTGACGATTTTGAAAAGGCAAAAAAATCCGCCGACAGTTTTGCTTATCAGTTTAAGGACGTATTTCTTACACAAGTTTTAAATTAA